In a single window of the Pongo abelii isolate AG06213 chromosome 1, NHGRI_mPonAbe1-v2.0_pri, whole genome shotgun sequence genome:
- the RBMXL1 gene encoding RNA binding motif protein, X-linked-like-1 produces the protein MVEADRPGKLFIGGLNTETNEKALETVFGKYGRIVEVLLIKDRETNKSRGFAFVTFESPADAKDAARDMNGKSLDGKAIKVEQATKPSFERGRHGPPPPPRSRGPPRGFGAGRGGSGGTRGPPSRGHMDDGGYSMNFNMSSSRGPLPVKRGPPPRSGGPSPKRSAPSGLVRSSSGMGGRAPLSRGRDSYGGPPRREPLPSRRDVYLSPRDDGYSTKDSYSSRDYPNSRDTRDYAPPPRDYTYRDYGHSSSRDDYPSRGYGDRDGYGRDRDYSDHPSGGSYRDSYESYGNSRSAPPTRGPPPSYGGSSRYDDYSSSRDGYGGSRDSYSSSRSDLYSSGCDRVGRQERGLPPSVERGYPSSRDSYSSSSRGAPRGAGAGGSRSDRGEGRSRY, from the coding sequence atggttgaagCAGATCGCCCAGGAAAGCTCTTCATTGGTGGGCTTAATACGGAAACAAATGAGAAAGCTCTTGAAACAGTATTTGGCAAATATGGACGAATAGTGGAAGTACTCTTAATAAAAGACCGTGAAACCAACAAATCAAGAGGATTTGCTTTTGTCACCTTTGAAAGCCCAGCAGACGCTAAGGATGCAGCCAGAGACATGAATGGAAAGTCATTAGATGGAAAAGCCATCAAGGTGGAACAAGCCACCAAACCATCATTTGAAAGAGGTAGACATGGACCGCCCCCACCTCCAAGAAGTAGAGGTCCTCCAAGAGGTTTTGGAGCTGgaagaggaggaagtggaggaacCAGGGGACCTCCTTCACGAGGACACATGGATGACGGTGGATATTCCATGAATTTTAACATGAGTTCTTCCAGGGGACCACTCCCAGTAAAAAGAGGACCACCACCAAGAAGTGGGGGTCCTTCTCCTAAGAGATCTGCACCTTCAGGACTAGTTCGCAGCAGCAGTGGAATGGGAGGAAGAGCTCCTCTATCACGTGGAAGAGATAGTTACGGAGGTCCACCTCGAAGGGAACCGCTCCCCTCTCGTAGAGATGTTTATTTGTCCCCAAGAGATGATGGGTATTCTACTAAAGACAGCTATTCAAGCAGAGATTACCCAAATTCTCGTGATACAAGAGATTATGCACCACCACCACGAGATTATACTTACCGTGATTATGGTCATTCCAGTTCACGTGATGACTATCCATCAAGAGGCTATGGCGATAGAGATGGATATGGTCGTGATCGTGACTATTCAGATCATCCAAGTGGAGGTTCCTACAGAGATTCATATGAGAGTTACGGTAACTCACGTAGTGCTCCACCTACACGAGGGCCCCCGCCATCTTATGGTGGAAGCAGTCGCTATGATGATTATAGCAGCTCACGTGATGGATATGGTGGAAGTCGAGACAGTTACTCAAGCAGCCGAAGTGATCTCTACTCAAGTGGTTGTGATAGGGTTGGCAGACAAGAAAGAGGGCTTCCCCCTTCTGTAGAAAGGGGATACCCTTCTTCACGTGATTCCTACAGCAGTTCAAGCCGCGGAGCACCAAGAGGTGCTGGCGCTGGAGGAAGCCGATCTGATAGAGGGGAAGGCAGAAGCAGAtactag